GGTGGACATGGCCGACAAGGCAGGACTACCCGATCACGAGCAAGAGAAGTTAAGCTTCTACGCTCGCATTGCCGCCGACAACTTGGCACCGTCCAACTTCCTTCTGACCAATCCCGAAGCCCAGAAGTTGGCAAAAGAAACCGGGGGACAAAGCCTGTTTGATGGGTATCAAAACCTGCTGACAGACCTTGAGAAGGGCTATATCTCGACCACCGACGAAGAGGCGTTCGAGGTTGGTAAGAACCTTGCGACGACACCGGGTGCGGTGATTTACCGCAACGAGTTGATCGAGTTGATCCAATACGAACCGAAGACCGCCAAAACACGCAAAGCACCGATCCTGATCGTACCGCCCTGCGTCAACAAGTTCTATATCTTTGATCTGAACGAAAAGAAGTCGATGATCCGCTATCTGCTGGAACAAGGGCAGAGCGTTTACACCATCGCTTGGCGCAATCCGGGGCCAGAGATGGGAGATCACAGCTGGGACGATTACATCGCAGACGGTATTTTCGAGGCGGTAAAGGTCACTTCTTCTGTCAGCAAGTCCAAGTCAATTGACATTCTGGGCTGGTGCAACGGCGGCACAATGTTGACCGCAGCCCTTGCCGTGATGCCCAAGGCGATTAAATCCAAACTCGGCACCGCGACGTTCCTATCATCACTGATCGATTTTTCCGACCCCGGCCAAATCAAGGTGTTCATCGACGAACCACAGGTCGAAATCTACAACCAACGCCTGAAGGCTGAAAAAGTTGCTCCGGGCCGCGATATCGCCAACGCGATGGCAATGCTGCATGTCAACGAATCCATCTGGAACTTCGTGGTGTCGAACTACCTGATGGGCAAATCCCCTGCGCCGTTTGACGTGCTGTATTGGAACGCCGACACCTCGAACCTGCCTGCGAAATGGTACAGCTACTTCGTTGAAGAAATGTATATGGCGAACAAGCTGAAAGACCCCGGTGCGCTAACCCTGTGTGGCACCCCGGTCGATACGGGCAACATCGACTTGCCCTGTTATTTCCTTGCTGCCGATGGTGACCATATCGTGCCCTGGAAAACATCCTACACCGCGACCAAACTGGTCTCGGGCCCGACCGAGTTCGTGTTGACCACTGGCGGCCACGTATCCGGCACCGTGATAAACCATCCCGCCAAAAGCCGTCGGCAATTCTGGGCCGGTGGTAAAACGACGGGCAATGCCGAGAACTGGCAGGAAAGCGCAAAACAAACCGATGGCAGCTGGTGGCCGCACTGGCTTGAGTGGCTGGACGCGCAAAACCCGGCAGAACGGGGTGCCAAACCCAAGACGCTTGGCAATAAGACTTATGCCCCGATGGACCCCGCCCCGGGCACCTATGTGCTTGAGGGTGCGTGACGCATGAAAGACTTAAACGCCACCAACACGCATCCTGACATCACATTCAGCACCGTCACCGTTGACGATACCTCGGTCCGCTACCTTCAGCGCGACGGTGCAACCGATACGCCGCCCCTTTTGATCTTCAACGGGCTGGGACAATCGCTGGAAGTGCTTTTGCCGCTGATCGACGAGTTGAAAGACCGCACCATTGTGGCCTTCGACATGCCCGGCATCGGGCGCACCCCGATGCTTGAGGATATCGCGACAGTCGCGGACTACGCCGAATTTACCCTGCGCCTGCTGGACAAGCTGAAAATCGAAAATGTCGACGTGCTGGGCATTTCCTGGGGTGGTGCGGTCGCCCAGCATCTGGCGCGTGACGCATCCAGCCGCGTGGGCAAGCTGGTACTGGCCATCACATCAGCGGGCGGGATCGGCAGTTGGTGGGGCACCCCGATTGCCCTGTCTGAAATCATGTTCCCGATGCGCTACATCAGCAAAACCTACGGCAACTTCATCGGACCGCTGATGTATGGCGGTGAAGCAATTTTTGCGCCAGACGATTTCCGCGAATACTCAAAACACGCCATTGCGCCCAGCCCGGAAGGGTACTTCACCCAAGTGCGTGCCATGTGCAACTGGACCAGCTTACCGTGGTTGCGTCAGCTGCCGCAAAAGGCCCTGATCATCGCGGGTAAGTATGATGGTCTGATCCCGATCACCAATCAGATCCTACTGGCCAACATGATGCAAAACGCCCGGCTTGAGGTTTATCCTGCAGGCCACTTGCTGATGTACACCCAGCGCAAGGATGTGGGCGTGACCATCGGAGCATTTCTGGACGGCTGAAACAAAAAACCTCCCCGCCTTTGAACAAGGCAGAGAGGGTGTTTTTGCTCAGAGACTGTTGTCTCCTAGAAGAAACCCAACTTGTTGGGGTTGTAGCTCATCAGGATGTTCTTGGTCTGCTGATAATGACCCAGCATCATCTTGTGATTTTCGCGCCCGATACCCGACTGCTTGTAGCCTCCAAACGCCGCATGTGCCGGATAGGCGTGATAGTTATTCACCCAGACACGACCCGCCTCGATGGCACGGCCAAAGCGATAGCAACGGTTGGCATCGCGCGACCAGACACCGGCACCAAGGCCATACATGGTGTCATTAGCGATCGCCAAGGCCTCCTCTTCATCCTTAAACGTGGTCACGGACACGACCGGGCCAAAGATTTCCTCCTGGAAGACGCGCATCTTGTTGTGACCCTTCAGGATCGTCGGCTGGATGTAGTTGCCACCGGCAAGTTCACCATTGAACCGGGCCGCATCGCCACCGGTCAGCACTTCTGCGCCTTCTTCGCGGCCGATGGTCAGGTAAGACAAGATCTTTTCCTGTTGCTCGGTCGAGGCTTGCGCGCCAACCATGGTTTCCGGATTGCGCGGATCGCCATGCTTGATCGCCTCGACACGCTTGATGCAGCGGGCGATGAACTCGTCATAAATGTCTTCCTGAATCAGCGCACGTGACGGGCAGGTGCAAACCTCGCCTTGGTTGAAGGCAAACAGCACGAAGCCTTCGACCGCCTTGTCAAGAAACGCGTCATCTTGGGCCATAATGTCCGAGAAGAAGATGTTGGGGGACTTGCCGCCCAATTCCAATGTCACGGGAATCAGGTTGACCGTCGCGGCCTCCATGATCTTACGACCAGTTGCCGTCGAGCCAGTGAAGGCAATCTTGGCGATCCGGTTGCTGCGGGCCAGCGCGTCGCCGACCTCGGCACCGAAGCCATTGACGATGTTCAGAACACCAGCTGGCAGAAACTCGTTCATGATCTCGGCAAGGATCATGATCGCCGCCGGGGTCTGTTCGGCAGGTTTCAGCACGATGCAATTGCCCGCCGCCAAAGCTGGTGCGAGTTTCCAAGCTGCCATCAGGATCGAGAAGTTCCACGGAATGATCTGGCCGACAACGCCCAGCGGTTCGTGGAAGTGATAGGCGACGGTGTCCGCGTCAATTTCGGACATATTGCCTTCCTGGCTGCGCAGGACACCTGCGAAATAGCGGAAGTGGTCCACCGCCAGCGGAATATCAGCCGCCATCGTTTCACGGATTGGCTTGCCGTTGTCCCATGTCTCAGCCTGCGCCAGACGTTCCAGATTGGCTTCGATCGCGTCGGCCATTTTCAAGATCAGGGTCGACCGCTCGGCAGCCGAAGTCGCACCCCACGCCCCCTTGGCAGCATGTGCGGCGTCTAGTGCCAGTTCAACGTCGGCAGCATCAGAGCGCGCACATTCGCAAATCTTTTCGCCCGTGATCGGGGTCACGTTGTCGAAATATCGCCCGTTAACCGGCGGCGTGAACTTCCCGTTGATAAAGTTGTCATAGCGGTCAGCAAAAGGCGACACATAGGTGCCCGCCTCGGTATGAGTCATGTCATTCATGATGGTCCTCCTTGATTCCCGAAACCTCCATCGGGCTACGTCATAATCTGACGGGTCAGAGGGCATGTGTCTGTGCGACTTTAGGCTAATACGCCGCTGACCGAACTAGCCGGAGGGAGCCTTCAATCGCGCCAGATACTCGCGCAACATTTTTGGTTGCAGCGGTTTGTAAAACAACTTCACGTCTTCCTCGGCGGTTTTGATCACCAGGTGTTCCGACCGGTTGGCGGTGATCAAAGCGGCAGGAATTGGGCCATAAGCAGCGCGTAAGGTGCGGATCGCGTGCATACCTGTATATCCGTTTTCCAGATGATAATCGGCCAGGATGACATCCGGGACGACACCGATCTCCTGAATGATCCCATCGGCTTGCTCCAGATTTTCAGCCTCGATTGGGCTGGCGC
This DNA window, taken from Aliiroseovarius sp. F47248L, encodes the following:
- a CDS encoding aldehyde dehydrogenase family protein, whose product is MNDMTHTEAGTYVSPFADRYDNFINGKFTPPVNGRYFDNVTPITGEKICECARSDAADVELALDAAHAAKGAWGATSAAERSTLILKMADAIEANLERLAQAETWDNGKPIRETMAADIPLAVDHFRYFAGVLRSQEGNMSEIDADTVAYHFHEPLGVVGQIIPWNFSILMAAWKLAPALAAGNCIVLKPAEQTPAAIMILAEIMNEFLPAGVLNIVNGFGAEVGDALARSNRIAKIAFTGSTATGRKIMEAATVNLIPVTLELGGKSPNIFFSDIMAQDDAFLDKAVEGFVLFAFNQGEVCTCPSRALIQEDIYDEFIARCIKRVEAIKHGDPRNPETMVGAQASTEQQEKILSYLTIGREEGAEVLTGGDAARFNGELAGGNYIQPTILKGHNKMRVFQEEIFGPVVSVTTFKDEEEALAIANDTMYGLGAGVWSRDANRCYRFGRAIEAGRVWVNNYHAYPAHAAFGGYKQSGIGRENHKMMLGHYQQTKNILMSYNPNKLGFF
- a CDS encoding alpha/beta fold hydrolase, with protein sequence MSKDLFKLFEAMSKTDGSAFADWANTMLRYQNDMAKLWMGTALHGEAAVAETRDRRFGGEAWNEGIFPILRHSYELTSKAMVDMADKAGLPDHEQEKLSFYARIAADNLAPSNFLLTNPEAQKLAKETGGQSLFDGYQNLLTDLEKGYISTTDEEAFEVGKNLATTPGAVIYRNELIELIQYEPKTAKTRKAPILIVPPCVNKFYIFDLNEKKSMIRYLLEQGQSVYTIAWRNPGPEMGDHSWDDYIADGIFEAVKVTSSVSKSKSIDILGWCNGGTMLTAALAVMPKAIKSKLGTATFLSSLIDFSDPGQIKVFIDEPQVEIYNQRLKAEKVAPGRDIANAMAMLHVNESIWNFVVSNYLMGKSPAPFDVLYWNADTSNLPAKWYSYFVEEMYMANKLKDPGALTLCGTPVDTGNIDLPCYFLAADGDHIVPWKTSYTATKLVSGPTEFVLTTGGHVSGTVINHPAKSRRQFWAGGKTTGNAENWQESAKQTDGSWWPHWLEWLDAQNPAERGAKPKTLGNKTYAPMDPAPGTYVLEGA
- a CDS encoding alpha/beta hydrolase, coding for MKDLNATNTHPDITFSTVTVDDTSVRYLQRDGATDTPPLLIFNGLGQSLEVLLPLIDELKDRTIVAFDMPGIGRTPMLEDIATVADYAEFTLRLLDKLKIENVDVLGISWGGAVAQHLARDASSRVGKLVLAITSAGGIGSWWGTPIALSEIMFPMRYISKTYGNFIGPLMYGGEAIFAPDDFREYSKHAIAPSPEGYFTQVRAMCNWTSLPWLRQLPQKALIIAGKYDGLIPITNQILLANMMQNARLEVYPAGHLLMYTQRKDVGVTIGAFLDG